In the genome of Myxococcus stipitatus, one region contains:
- the sitI6 gene encoding SitI6 family double-CXXCG motif immunity protein has translation MGRFYWLREDRAAATRAGGYVNAAHRWGLPGLLRCPTCSATWASTGHYYPGVDLSRLDEEREFRKARPEPLPEFSRLRELVRPLAPSGAQLPPGTRFGPLQGTGRGQFPDVSWLGDIVLVQRRVLDGLQAAGLSGVQGFSSALKFRAEQGPDLRELQMPHHGQLHPDCVPPDSPPPCQTCGRWALGRPEEPVLDGTSLPSDLDLFRVGNFATMVICTERFLDEIHRMECDGLAWRELPVRTGKAGALTALGGQNAPTR, from the coding sequence ATGGGACGATTCTACTGGTTGAGGGAAGACCGCGCGGCCGCGACCCGTGCCGGCGGGTATGTCAACGCTGCACACCGGTGGGGGCTCCCTGGACTGCTGAGGTGTCCCACGTGCTCTGCAACCTGGGCGAGCACAGGCCATTACTACCCGGGGGTGGACTTGTCTCGGCTCGATGAGGAGCGCGAGTTTCGCAAGGCACGGCCAGAGCCTCTGCCCGAGTTCTCGCGGTTGCGCGAGCTGGTGCGGCCCCTCGCGCCATCAGGGGCTCAGCTCCCTCCCGGGACTCGATTCGGACCTCTGCAGGGGACCGGTCGCGGGCAGTTCCCCGATGTCTCGTGGCTTGGCGATATCGTGTTGGTACAGCGCCGTGTCCTCGATGGGCTCCAGGCCGCGGGCCTGAGTGGAGTCCAGGGGTTCAGCTCCGCCTTGAAGTTCCGCGCCGAGCAAGGCCCCGACCTCCGGGAACTCCAGATGCCCCATCATGGGCAACTGCACCCTGATTGTGTCCCGCCCGACTCCCCGCCTCCATGCCAGACATGTGGGCGCTGGGCACTTGGCAGGCCCGAGGAGCCTGTTCTGGATGGTACCTCTCTTCCCTCCGACCTCGACCTCTTCCGGGTGGGGAACTTCGCGACGATGGTCATCTGTACGGAGAGGTTCCTCGACGAGATTCACAGGATGGAGTGTGACGGGCTCGCGTGGCGTGAGCTGCCTGTTCGCACCGGGAAGGCGGGCGCGTTGACGGCGCTGGGAGGGCAGAACGCCCCGACTCGATGA
- a CDS encoding SDR family oxidoreductase, translated as MKHELKQMHQLEYAPRGTRIHAICPGTIATPMVTDMIAKGDLELSVALENQPIGRLGESEEIAASVLWLCSPGASFIVGVALPVDGGYTAR; from the coding sequence ATGAAGCACGAGCTCAAGCAGATGCACCAGCTGGAGTACGCGCCTCGGGGCACCCGCATCCATGCCATCTGCCCGGGAACCATCGCGACTCCCATGGTCACGGACATGATCGCCAAGGGTGACCTCGAGCTCTCGGTCGCCCTCGAGAACCAGCCCATCGGGCGCCTCGGCGAGTCCGAGGAGATTGCCGCTTCCGTGCTCTGGCTGTGCAGCCCTGGCGCGAGCTTCATCGTCGGCGTGGCGCTTCCCGTCGACGGCGGATACACGGCGCGATGA
- a CDS encoding DUF2383 domain-containing protein, whose translation MAHTDKDVDTLNSFLRGEISAVETYRQAIGHVSDDVRRRTLEECRLDHEHRVEVLRERILQMEGKPAEGSGVWGAFAKVVQGGANALGEGAAISALEEGEDVGLREYERDANKVHGDLRRFVRMELLPAQKSTHKKLSHLKHTLH comes from the coding sequence ATGGCGCACACCGACAAGGATGTCGACACGCTCAATTCCTTCCTCCGAGGAGAGATTTCCGCCGTGGAGACCTACCGGCAGGCGATAGGGCACGTCTCCGACGACGTCCGGAGGCGCACGCTGGAGGAGTGCCGGCTGGACCATGAGCACCGGGTGGAGGTGCTGCGCGAGCGCATCCTGCAGATGGAGGGCAAGCCCGCCGAGGGCTCCGGAGTCTGGGGCGCGTTCGCGAAGGTGGTGCAGGGCGGCGCGAACGCGCTGGGGGAGGGGGCGGCCATCAGCGCGCTGGAGGAGGGCGAGGACGTGGGCCTGCGCGAGTACGAGCGCGACGCGAACAAGGTCCATGGGGACCTGCGGCGCTTCGTGCGCATGGAGCTGCTGCCCGCGCAGAAGAGCACCCACAAGAAGCTCAGCCACCTGAAGCACACGCTCCACTGA
- a CDS encoding DUF2378 family protein, with amino-acid sequence MSQERVIFGNTVDSLYLKTLDKDLSYELRNELRELGMDLDGPLQAAYPHAVWVRCLDTVGRALHPDKPLEEARRLLARRMIEGYAQTVMGAAVLTLARVLGPMRSLGRMTHNFRSGNNFTETRVNVVSPNTAELWFNEPAATEGFVEGVLEEGLHRIGVRGLTISRTRHDAESCTYRLEWYDPSAR; translated from the coding sequence ATGAGCCAGGAGCGCGTCATCTTCGGCAACACGGTGGACAGCCTCTACCTGAAGACGCTCGACAAGGACCTGTCCTACGAGCTGCGCAACGAGCTGCGCGAGCTGGGCATGGACCTGGACGGCCCCCTCCAGGCCGCCTATCCCCACGCCGTCTGGGTGCGCTGTCTGGACACCGTGGGCCGAGCCCTGCATCCGGACAAGCCGCTGGAGGAGGCGCGCCGGCTGCTCGCCCGGCGGATGATTGAAGGGTACGCCCAGACGGTGATGGGCGCGGCGGTCCTCACGCTGGCGCGGGTGCTGGGCCCCATGCGCTCGCTGGGCCGGATGACGCACAACTTCCGCAGCGGCAACAACTTCACGGAAACCCGCGTCAACGTGGTCTCCCCCAACACCGCGGAGCTCTGGTTCAACGAGCCCGCGGCCACCGAGGGCTTCGTCGAGGGCGTGCTGGAGGAGGGACTGCACCGCATCGGCGTGCGCGGCCTCACCATTTCCCGCACCCGACACGACGCGGAGTCCTGTACCTATCGGCTCGAGTGGTACGACCCTTCCGCGCGCTGA
- a CDS encoding helix-turn-helix transcriptional regulator — protein MPWLAPSDPFDPDQQAEPVSGIASRLVRHDSGLHSHRRGQLLFAHAGSIRIALPGMMSMLPPIRVAWIPPATPHRVLIRGEVEYRSIYLDTSRIAPPAEGLAILSMTPLLREVFERISHAPLETDWEKGGAANLLAVCLDELRTAHREPMLLPVPSDARLSQLNLDELPPELTGLAEQVGASPRTITRIFQRETGMSYQAWRQSWRLLRAVDLLASEESVTAVASELGFASDSAFIAFFRQMTGETPGRYLRGRT, from the coding sequence ATGCCCTGGCTGGCGCCAAGCGACCCGTTTGACCCCGACCAGCAGGCGGAGCCGGTCAGCGGAATCGCCTCGCGGCTGGTGCGCCATGACTCGGGCTTGCACAGCCATCGACGCGGGCAGCTCCTCTTCGCCCATGCCGGCTCCATTCGCATCGCGCTGCCCGGGATGATGTCGATGCTGCCCCCGATTCGGGTGGCGTGGATTCCGCCGGCGACCCCGCATCGCGTGTTGATTCGCGGTGAGGTGGAGTACCGCTCCATCTATCTCGACACGTCGCGCATCGCGCCCCCGGCCGAGGGGCTGGCCATCCTGTCGATGACGCCGCTCCTGCGCGAGGTGTTCGAGCGCATCAGCCACGCGCCCCTCGAGACCGATTGGGAGAAGGGGGGCGCGGCGAACCTGCTGGCGGTCTGTCTGGACGAACTGCGGACGGCCCACCGGGAGCCGATGCTCTTGCCGGTGCCGAGCGACGCCCGGCTCTCCCAGCTCAATCTCGATGAGCTTCCGCCCGAGCTCACCGGGCTCGCGGAGCAGGTGGGGGCCAGCCCGCGCACCATCACCCGCATCTTCCAGCGCGAGACAGGGATGAGCTACCAGGCCTGGAGGCAGAGCTGGCGGCTCTTGAGGGCGGTGGACCTGCTGGCCTCGGAGGAGAGCGTGACCGCGGTCGCCTCCGAGCTGGGCTTCGCCAGCGACAGCGCCTTCATCGCCTTCTTCCGGCAGATGACGGGTGAAACACCGGGGCGCTACCTGCGCGGCAGGACTTGA
- a CDS encoding MFS transporter, protein MTAPSASPSRPFVTFALVWLGQFVSLFGSGLTSFALGAHVYKLTGSTTRFVLMSFCATLPVALLSPFAGVLVDRWDRRKAMLWSDVGSGATTAIIWVLLILSEAGQLSFQAWYLYPIVFLSGCCNAFRWPAWTATTPLLIPKQHLGRASGMAELGVAISQISSPVVAGVLVGVIGLHGVLFIDMCSFLFAAGVLVSVRFPSPPARVTPVTGPRSMRGDLMEALRFVRERPGLKYLLAFTTFTNASLILVMLLITPLVLGFTDMANLGLIASISGLGMLGGGIVTSVWGGTKRRIRGVAGFPVLAALMLLLAALPPSVPLIATAAMLFLFSMPMTTANAQVLWQTKVPLELQGRVAALRKTSGHTGVLLVTLLAGPLADRMFEPWMAPGGALAGSVGRVLGTGPGRGIALLFVLLGLTVLCAVGLFLLSPRARRVQDELPDAIPSHPLAPSASSTPPSADAASDSALPATGPTPS, encoded by the coding sequence ATGACCGCCCCGTCTGCCTCACCGTCGCGCCCGTTTGTCACCTTCGCCCTCGTGTGGTTGGGACAGTTCGTCTCCCTGTTCGGTTCAGGGCTGACGTCGTTCGCGCTGGGCGCGCACGTCTACAAGCTCACCGGCTCCACCACGCGCTTCGTGCTGATGTCGTTCTGCGCGACGTTGCCCGTGGCGCTGCTGTCGCCCTTCGCGGGTGTGCTGGTGGACCGGTGGGACCGCAGGAAGGCCATGTTGTGGAGCGACGTGGGCTCGGGCGCCACCACGGCCATCATCTGGGTGCTGCTCATCCTGTCGGAGGCGGGGCAGCTGTCGTTCCAGGCCTGGTACCTGTACCCCATCGTCTTCCTGTCGGGCTGTTGCAACGCGTTCCGCTGGCCCGCCTGGACGGCCACGACGCCGCTGCTCATCCCCAAGCAGCACCTGGGGCGGGCCAGCGGCATGGCGGAGCTGGGCGTCGCCATCAGCCAGATTTCCTCCCCCGTGGTGGCCGGCGTGCTGGTGGGTGTCATCGGGCTGCATGGCGTGCTCTTCATCGACATGTGCAGCTTCCTGTTCGCCGCGGGCGTGCTGGTCTCCGTGCGCTTCCCGTCGCCTCCCGCGCGGGTGACGCCCGTGACGGGGCCTCGCTCCATGAGGGGGGACCTGATGGAGGCGCTGCGCTTCGTGCGGGAGCGTCCCGGGCTGAAGTACCTGCTGGCCTTCACGACGTTCACCAACGCGAGCCTCATCCTGGTGATGCTGCTCATCACCCCGCTGGTGCTCGGCTTCACCGACATGGCGAACCTGGGCCTGATTGCCTCCATCTCCGGCCTGGGCATGTTGGGGGGCGGCATCGTCACCAGCGTGTGGGGCGGCACGAAGCGCCGCATCCGCGGTGTCGCGGGCTTCCCCGTCCTCGCCGCGCTGATGCTGCTGTTGGCCGCGCTCCCGCCCAGCGTGCCGTTGATCGCCACCGCGGCGATGTTGTTCCTGTTCTCCATGCCCATGACCACCGCGAACGCGCAGGTGCTCTGGCAGACCAAGGTCCCCCTGGAGCTCCAGGGGCGCGTGGCCGCGCTGCGCAAGACGTCGGGGCACACGGGCGTGTTGCTTGTCACGCTGCTCGCGGGTCCGCTGGCCGACCGCATGTTCGAGCCGTGGATGGCGCCGGGCGGGGCCCTCGCGGGAAGCGTGGGGCGCGTCCTGGGCACGGGCCCTGGCCGCGGCATCGCACTGCTCTTCGTTCTCCTGGGCCTCACGGTGCTGTGCGCCGTGGGCCTCTTCCTGCTGTCCCCTCGCGCGCGGCGCGTCCAGGACGAGCTCCCGGATGCGATTCCCTCCCATCCGCTCGCCCCTTCAGCTTCCTCCACACCGCCATCGGCTGACGCCGCGTCTGACAGCGCGCTCCCTGCGACGGGTCCCACCCCGTCCTGA
- a CDS encoding MFS transporter → MSRRPPLLLALLLLSFPQFVETLYSPALPLIAIHYGVTPAEAGQTLSLWFAAFAFGVVAWGRLADVWGRRPVLLAGLALYAAGAAWAMVAGDFPQVLAARLISAFGAAVGSIVTQTALRDSHAGPELGRVFAVLGLALAVSPAVGLFSGQVLAARAGLSGVFAALGLLAVLLLGSSLWRWPETRPKAVSVAPFWSTFRAMLQDASIWRSALLIAAFNAAIFSWYQLGPFRFEVLENPWLSFGQSGFLLAAGALAGALMNRALLRRGWKAEALISLGVLLLVAGTTLVILLVALRPQGLAFLAGVTLVSSAYAVAIPNVLAIALRAYADRFGTAGAILSLVYYNLLGAGLVLAGYGQRLELALAVCALVAVFMRVLPATRREALPTR, encoded by the coding sequence ATGTCTCGCCGTCCGCCGCTCCTGCTCGCCCTGCTGCTGCTGAGCTTTCCGCAATTCGTTGAAACCCTCTACAGCCCGGCGCTGCCGCTCATCGCCATCCACTATGGCGTCACCCCCGCGGAGGCGGGACAGACGCTGTCACTCTGGTTCGCGGCCTTCGCGTTCGGCGTGGTGGCGTGGGGCCGGCTCGCGGATGTGTGGGGCCGGCGTCCCGTGCTGCTCGCGGGTCTGGCGCTCTACGCGGCGGGGGCGGCCTGGGCGATGGTCGCCGGTGATTTCCCGCAGGTGCTGGCCGCGCGACTCATCTCCGCCTTCGGGGCCGCGGTGGGCTCCATCGTGACGCAGACGGCGCTGCGTGACAGTCACGCGGGGCCGGAGCTCGGCCGGGTCTTCGCCGTGCTCGGCCTGGCCCTGGCCGTCAGCCCGGCGGTGGGCCTGTTCTCGGGTCAGGTGCTCGCGGCCAGGGCCGGGCTCAGCGGCGTCTTCGCGGCGCTCGGACTGCTCGCGGTGCTCCTCCTCGGCTCGAGCCTGTGGCGCTGGCCCGAGACGCGGCCCAAGGCGGTGTCTGTCGCCCCGTTCTGGTCCACCTTCCGCGCCATGCTCCAAGACGCGTCCATCTGGCGCAGCGCCCTGCTCATCGCCGCCTTCAACGCGGCGATCTTCTCCTGGTACCAGCTGGGCCCCTTCCGCTTCGAGGTGCTGGAGAACCCGTGGCTCTCCTTCGGGCAGAGCGGCTTCCTGCTCGCCGCCGGAGCCCTGGCGGGGGCACTGATGAACCGGGCCCTGCTGCGTCGCGGCTGGAAGGCCGAGGCCTTGATATCGCTGGGAGTCCTCCTCCTGGTGGCGGGGACAACACTCGTCATCCTGCTCGTCGCCCTGCGGCCGCAAGGCCTTGCATTCCTGGCCGGCGTGACACTGGTCTCGTCTGCCTATGCCGTCGCGATTCCCAATGTGCTGGCCATCGCCCTGCGTGCCTATGCGGACCGCTTCGGGACGGCGGGCGCCATCCTGAGCCTCGTCTATTACAACCTCCTCGGCGCGGGGCTGGTGCTCGCGGGCTACGGGCAGCGGCTCGAGCTGGCATTGGCCGTCTGTGCCCTGGTGGCGGTCTTCATGAGGGTCTTGCCAGCGACGCGGAGGGAGGCGCTACCGACGCGCTGA
- the sitA6 gene encoding SitA6 family polymorphic toxin lipoprotein, whose amino-acid sequence MNIARTVWLAVLLLGWSGCARAVKPPMQEAWEAAELECSIPLEDECVTLLCLGDACGFYPCREDFGHIAQARFPPARPPAAASAPGAGPRRNWGGAQHLPKGAVMTFPNWNGAPGKIIPPSHRLPPGRWEKHHIFPQAEDLRVWFEGQGVKIHHYTLPIPRELHQRIHSGARGGGGAWNDAWRAFRDDKPGASPEEIFKHAGELIYRFQLLGGPVQPYYSRPGT is encoded by the coding sequence ATGAACATCGCGAGAACTGTCTGGTTGGCGGTGCTGCTGCTGGGGTGGTCGGGTTGTGCGAGGGCGGTGAAGCCGCCCATGCAGGAAGCCTGGGAAGCGGCAGAGCTCGAATGCAGCATCCCTCTTGAAGACGAGTGCGTCACGCTCCTGTGTCTGGGCGACGCCTGTGGCTTCTATCCATGCAGGGAAGACTTCGGGCACATAGCGCAGGCTCGGTTCCCACCGGCCCGCCCGCCTGCGGCTGCTTCCGCACCAGGAGCAGGCCCACGTCGGAATTGGGGTGGCGCGCAACACCTCCCCAAGGGCGCGGTCATGACGTTCCCCAACTGGAACGGCGCGCCAGGGAAAATCATTCCGCCGTCACACAGGCTCCCCCCAGGACGTTGGGAGAAGCACCACATCTTCCCTCAGGCGGAAGACCTTCGGGTCTGGTTCGAAGGACAGGGCGTGAAGATCCACCACTACACGCTGCCCATCCCTCGCGAGCTGCACCAGCGAATCCACAGTGGAGCACGAGGGGGCGGAGGGGCGTGGAACGATGCCTGGAGGGCATTCAGGGATGACAAGCCTGGAGCTTCGCCTGAAGAGATCTTCAAGCATGCCGGGGAACTCATCTACCGGTTTCAGCTCCTGGGTGGTCCAGTTCAGCCGTACTATTCAAGACCAGGGACGTGA
- a CDS encoding HAMP domain-containing sensor histidine kinase — translation MARDRLQEDAVLHAERATADLERQDERAARARALAALLSLERAETDARLLVERTRADEGLATRDQFMGMVSHDLRTLLGGIALQAALLKRETVEDERGARTRQAAERIQRFTVRMSRLMGDLVDVASLEEGRIRITPALQDVAALVRESVETFQPLASSQGLSLDVELRDDALRAKFDHERILQVLANLLSNAIKFTPSGGRVSLRVERAGQDVRFSVTDTGPGIPSHQQEAVFERLWQARREDRRGLGLGLYISKGIVEAHGGRLWVESQPGVGSTFVMTLPGAAAPVM, via the coding sequence ATGGCGAGAGACCGGCTCCAGGAGGACGCGGTGCTGCATGCCGAACGTGCGACGGCGGACCTCGAGCGACAAGACGAACGGGCCGCGCGCGCACGGGCCCTGGCTGCCCTCCTGAGCCTGGAGCGAGCGGAAACGGACGCACGGCTGCTCGTCGAGCGGACGCGCGCGGATGAGGGGCTCGCGACGCGAGACCAGTTCATGGGGATGGTGAGCCACGACTTGCGCACGCTCCTGGGAGGCATTGCTCTGCAGGCGGCCTTGCTCAAGCGGGAGACCGTCGAAGATGAGAGGGGCGCCAGGACGCGACAGGCCGCCGAGAGAATCCAGCGGTTCACGGTTCGGATGAGCCGCCTGATGGGCGACCTGGTGGATGTGGCCAGCCTCGAGGAGGGCCGCATCCGTATCACCCCCGCCTTGCAGGATGTCGCCGCGCTCGTGCGGGAGTCCGTCGAGACGTTCCAGCCACTGGCATCCTCCCAAGGGCTCTCGCTCGATGTGGAGCTGCGTGACGATGCGCTGAGGGCGAAGTTCGACCACGAGCGCATCTTGCAGGTGCTCGCCAACCTGTTGAGCAATGCCATCAAGTTCACTCCATCAGGCGGCAGGGTCTCTCTCCGAGTGGAGCGGGCGGGCCAGGATGTCCGTTTCTCCGTGACGGACACGGGGCCCGGAATCCCAAGTCATCAACAGGAGGCTGTCTTCGAGCGTCTCTGGCAGGCTCGCCGCGAAGACCGGAGGGGGTTGGGGCTCGGCCTCTACATCTCCAAGGGCATCGTCGAGGCTCACGGCGGGCGGCTGTGGGTCGAAAGCCAGCCAGGTGTGGGCAGCACGTTCGTGATGACGCTCCCAGGAGCAGCCGCTCCGGTGATGTAG